Proteins encoded within one genomic window of Eurosta solidaginis isolate ZX-2024a chromosome 1, ASM4086904v1, whole genome shotgun sequence:
- the LOC137238212 gene encoding microtubule-associated protein futsch isoform X2, with product MVCILHGYYNVHPKMRFSLSPPPSKSASVITSPTNMQSNYKQNNNKDSHASGIGTRSDDDISPGKATSNFSTPLSTKDAEDAASDYNQWLHAMKLVARLPGGMPPEFRRKLWLSLADKYLKSKNVDWIKEEEKCFCEKWREDDEELGIQIVKDLHRTGSNLCTGPAGSINQAKLKRILLGYARYNPEVGYCQGFNMLGALILQVMEKEEVESMKVMIYLVEGVLPPGYFHGSMGGLQADMAVFRELMQTKLPRLAKHLQKLQGPIENAYEPPLTNVFTMQWFLTLFCTCLPMTCVLRVWDLVLIEGSDVLLRTALVLWSLLEERVLSTRTADDFYGKMGSFSSELLNGHLIDSNGLIEKVVQLGPIPDIQRLRDKHLYNITPLRHKQGLQFYYDDEEPAGSDEESRLAVATVWGMPWARRGSQGNTSTNTATTNNNNTFNKQVTENKERLALDISLLKKQYDRLRERQRQAHIILTTACSTACQSATSTTQHPSQSLTVNQLLLGRPAIVTNKGRRIGPPPGAIPPARKPSLPTILHKRTPDRQLRRGETLHWQDTDISKRRRESLTWKEIKADRATLLREGADAMPKSQKLRKRLGKSDSSSYSEESDDYDADVGVGGSSSDTSLCDEDEANSGANSIENSPKRKSKSTRKTRQLAAKLGSLHERSDSDRERQRPKSWAPSSSEIPFMLMTADSPTLSGDDQKSTRSHGEMMKEEEDSTTECDRLGYKSSTATLDWPEARFSYIAGDLASTKSAPVHIETDVIKFPVITSTSQLSPMPDVTAYLNGTHISPLPTPKPFFLDSTNSLGSGEEGEGGKKFAVSDDGVTNQYFERVNSVERPTKLDLFYSLNEEEDGIRRDGGDVVEGKRNNKELEKEEVVSALEKVMSQSYSEKLCAEKNTSEIAAKTEITDKDAHRRMELLMSYSEKSSAAFIAEATTELSTNLRHDKTKNSSEADDLSYAVCSKTKNHEFENAIPAMRDDNIPGEASYEFIENSTKVDEEWKTYTPRSNNVVMRKPNAMSNACRKRRDPRRMTLTRSTTLDIEERFQAFERRLSEETKENMAEKEVKKIIPTTAELEKRLSKLEQQLSSDADERKRFAESSNLSRDLNTPHETTKLIKSLFTEIEQEIPLNTSFNENIALKEPVHPIDRKVNIPDVVPFQETHEPNQFERTHNHILLTTELEERFNAMERQMSSNGSPSKQSMDLRRVERRVSGEEAQTPPNTPSENNNKQELERGQSKGRLSNEIEKEQAAEFEAEEVEKPRLKKLPSTAELEDRFNALERRLSSQKSSPAKTKKEPPDEERGGGETHKKPNPVKSEKESPDEREARSKKTTPDEGGSKEKSAYSKRQEEKAMEVENEEEEIKVVAKDKVSPTEEKERKERQSKRETETGTTKRRAAGEDDTNQETKRNMNQASTENNKTVKKSDTTECEVEENTTMKTKDREREQVSESEVTNSVERRSKVKDEEKSTKKQADDDGAEEKSDRSNKRSPPSTEELEKRFKALEKQMSSTNLESNKNMENAKEPKKAPAGTSKERKSQQEHERGQTKSSKEVEMDTDSNKKKTQSQVATHEPTTNTKTMKSFEEKCKHVNKEPAKQTTIEPHKAEPKFVEVFNDKCKEINKELTKTTGEADEEEGASESKSEQVEAEKTRTSEPPSTEDLEKRFESLKQRMNTKSIVEKGFGTKSKANALVDEERQETQDLRLEAEKIVKRKFSEPPSTEDLESRFEALQRRKSEQRAYEHEKRQTKNKLETRDNIEIEDGKTSKQDEATKGKTRAQVARKERKEEEAEISEDKTTAAHIPAAPPMPSRSPGEPVINVEQHRALIEEFQSKIKIQPNGENVKPSDIKPNRRPTPERQRTLPFDGTSEAHANTAFFRSENYESSWYSQPHIMVRRFSDLPSRADLENRLHFLERQFLMKFYKQRCASDSEVASRKQFMDAKSLSAEYDRPSTSMRAQQQAADDLEKRVLALEKQLSENSLKLLEAVRAKQEQIQVTDETDTAQRLSTDTVDATGRELVRYVGEVEEAGGAMKPINISINIKMLLKKGEIASSETKGTLPTAAELEKRLEVLEQQLKISRTRREGSVDHQSGDRAHELKSDQERAADVPSKEVADASIKEAKEIKKVVKETLNEEYKSIDKAPEKLPKTPTEKVTKNITDEVQKKVVASGNEKEQEVEKNKSKIEASKAEKTLENQQIARSNKEIIENSETAIDEGKNKTSSKKKDDENDSQRKVEISKDEMPEMKQTKHEREITNQVKCDNEDEEKRMVKKDETDTEKQDVSKESTEAYEVKLPKSADTSGTPTQTVIQVGSSDPNKKPLVLLLDNEPKAVKVRRLTRANTEELENLFQALEKQLSERNLIKSEDGKLTHATAKQDALPTEESKALTQLSKEIEDYTKADRTELESTAKNEKGREVLKTPPPPPDDFDWGLDPVKRHLKRKTAHLPSTKELESRFRSLERQIKLLEDVEKIDVEQRLSEIERKIKLQYSLSHEKDLTKFLELCEGKGLDELPDAITAARDKYQPEEARGSRTPTPKQARSPYTSPSRAKEKTPPYISPAHTPRESRSPKRYVSPGRVRIQEDERTTSKSPKKHTSPGRVRYEEPPHIPTTEDLEYRFRALELPRSKSKESLKTKTKKNYTEKSLIHPIEMLLDPSSDEDAIPSTGELEHRMRVLEERKRTTSPAQHRSGSRSPTIEDIKNKKLIESQQPRTPIHNLEKRVVSPTKKELPTADELEARMYALEQDQRFDFKMQKSYEEFNEKLKKVISPSLSFEELKAMKSREQSPRRSGEANRATTPKSALRESASSYDDMVHTRSVSPKSIRFRDEEEDDYMMSMSSRPKSRAESRDTREGRMTLADSCSSLSTASAAAHVSEGVDEFGSRMMRETSPLQRTGSHTGVPLRTNDNINERLDSIKNTIKSIDTLCEEKPYRKERCQRYINSLFSDSIHFASKKTSLEDLSRSESRIHRDYTPSIRVSDHSYRQADYLYGRTVGSADSLRSTSPLRAASPLHHRSNRDIRREISPRRRREEEREEYQSRFN from the exons GGTTTCAATATGCTTGGCGCACTTATCTTACAAGTGATGGAAAAGGAAGAAGTCGAATCGATGAAAGTAATGATTTATTTGGTTGAAGGCGTGCTACCACCTGGCTACTTCCACGGCTCTATGGGTGGTCTGCAAGCAGATATGGCTGTATTTCGTGAATTGATGCAAACTAAGCTGCCGCGCTTAGCAAAACATTTGCAAAAGCTACAAGGTCCCATTGAAAATGCTTACGAGCCACCATTGACGAACGTCTTCACCATGCAATGGTTTCTGACATTGTTCTGCACCTGCTTACCCATGACATGTGTGCTGCGTGTATGGGACTTGGTGCTTATCGAAGGTAGTGATGTTTTGCTGCGTACAGCACTGGTATTGTGGAGCCTCCTGGAAGA ACGCGTCTTGAGCACACGCACAGCTGATGATTTCTATGGCAAAATGGGTTCCTTCTCTAGCGAATTGCTTAATGGCCATCTCATCGACTCGAATGGTTTGATTGAAAAAGTGGTGCAACTTGGGCCGATACCCGATATACAACGCTTGCGCGACAAGCATCTCTACAACATTACGCCATTGCGTCACAAGCAGGGATTGCA ATTTTATTACGACGACGAAGAGCCAGCCGGATCGGATGAGGAATCACGTCTAGCCGTCGCTACTGTCTGGGGCATGCCTTGGGCACGTCGTGGCTCTCAGGGTAACACAAGTACCAACACCGCCACCACCAATAACAACAACACATTCAACAAGCAAGTGACCGAAAATAAAGAACGCCTCGCATTAGATATTTCTCTACTGAAGAAGCAGTACGACCGTTTGCGTGAACGTCAACGTCAAGCTCATATAATTTTAACCACCGCCTGCTCTACAGCATGTCAAAGTGCCACTTCAACTACCCAACATCCCAGCCAATCTCTCACGGTCAATCAATTACTTTTAGGACGTCCGGCTATAGTGACAAATAAAGGAAGACGAATCGGTCCACCGCCTGGTGCAATACCACCTGCACGTAAACCTTCGTTACCCACGATTCTGCATAAACGAACACCAGATCGCCAATTGCGTCGCGGTGAAACCTTACATTGGCAGGATACAGACATAAGCAAGCGACGTAGAGAGAGTCTAACATGGAAAGAGATTAAAGCAGATCGTGCTACATTATTGCGTGAGGGTGCTGACGCTATGCCGAAATCGCAAAAGCTACGCAAACGTCTTGGTAAGAGTGATTCGTCATCGTACAGTGAAGAGAGTGATGACTATGATGCAGATGTTGGTGTCGGTGGTTCAAGTTCGGATACCAGTCTGTGTGATGAAGACGAAGCAAATTCAGGTGCCAATTCGATTGAAAATAGCCCTAAGCGTAAATCGAAATCGACACGCAAAACGAGACAACTCGCGGCGAAGCTCGGCAGCTTACACGAACGCAGCGATAGCGACAGAGAACGTCAACGTCCTAAATCATGGGCGCCATCATccagtgaaatacctttcatgcTGATGACTGCAGATTCACCCACGCTGAGTGGTGATGACCAAAAATCGACGCGTTCGCACGGGGAAATGATGAAAGAGGAAGAAGACAGCACAACCGAATGCGATCGATTAGGTTATAAAAGCAGCACAGCTACGCTTGATTGGCCGGAAGCGCGGTTCTCATATATCGCTGGAGATCTTGCATCTACCAAGTCGGCGCCAGTGCATATCGAAACGGATGTGATAAAGTTTCCCGTGATAACAAGTACAAGCCAACTTTCGCCTATGCCCGATGTAACGGCCTATCTCAATGGTACGCATATAAGTCCATTGCCAACACCAAAGCCTTTCTTTTTGGACTCGACAAATTCGCTGGGTAGCGGTGAAGAGGGCGAAGGtggaaaaaaatttgccgtgaGCGATGATGGTGTGACAAACCAATATTTTGAGCGTGTCAATAGTGTAGAAAGACCAACAAAGTTAGATTTGTTTTATTCGCTCAACGAAGAAGAAGATGGGATAAGAAGAGATGGAGGTGACGTAGTAGAAGGTAAACGTAACAATAAAGAATTGGAGAAGGAAGAGGTGGTGTCTGCGCTCGAAAAAGTTATGAGTCAGTCCTACAGTGAAAAACTTTGCGCAGAGAAGAATACAAGCGAAATTGCGGCTAAAACCGAAATAACTGATAAAGACGCTCATAGACGCATGGAATTGTTAATGAGCTATTCGGAAAAGTCCTCGGCGGCCTTCATAGCCGAAGCGACAACTGAACTCTCCACAAATCTAAGACATGATAAGACTAAAAACTCTAGTGAGGCAGACGATCTTTCATATGCAGTATGCAGTAAAACGAAAAATCACGAATTTGAAAACGCCATACCCGCGATGAGAGATGATAATATTCCCGGAGAAGCATCTTACGAATTTATCGAAAACTCTACAAAGGTTGACGAAGAATGGAAAACGTACACACCACGCTCAAATAATGTGGTTATGCGGAAACCGAACGCAATGAGTAACGCTTGCCGCAAACGCCGCGATCCTAGACGCATGACGCTGACACGATCCACAACCTTGGATATCGAAGAACGCTTTCAAGCGTTTGAACGACGCTTGAGTGAGGAAACGAAGGAGAACATGGCTGAGAAGGAAGTTAAGAAAATAATACCAACAACTGCAGAACTTGAGAAGCGTCTCAGCAAACTGGAGCAGCAATTAAGTAGTGATGCGGATGAACGTAAAAGGTTTGCTGAAAGTAGTAATCTTAGTAGAGATTTAAATACACCACACGAAACAACCAAACTAATTAAGAGCCTATTTACAGAAATAGAACAAGAAATCCCATTAAATACAAGTTTCAATGAGAATATAGCTTTAAAAGAGCCCGTACACCCAATAGATAGGAAAGTTAACATACCCGATGTCGTACCTTTTCAAGAAACACATGAGCCTAATCAATTTGAACGCACTCATAATCACATACTGTTAACTACAGAGCTGGAGGAACGCTTCAATGCGATGGAAAGGCAAATGAGCTCTAACGGTTCGCCGAGCAAGCAATCAATGGACTTGCGTCGAGTTGAAAGACGGGTGAGCGGAGAAGAAGCGCAAACACCGCCGAATACGCCAAGCGAGAATAATAATAAACAAGAATTAGAGAGAGGTCAGAGCAAGGGGCGACTTAGTAATGAAATAGAAAAGGAACAAGCAGCGGAGTTCGAAGCTGAGGAGGTAGAGAAACCACGGCTAAAAAAATTGCCATCCACTGCCGAATTAGAAGATCGGTTCAATGCGCTTGAACGTAGGTTGAGTTCGCAGAAGTCAAGTCCGGCGAAGACAAAGAAGGAACCACCCGATGAAGAGAGGGGTGGAGGAGAAACACACAAGAAACCAAATCCGGTCAAGTCAGAAAAAGAGTCACCTGACGAGAGAGAGGCGCGTAGCAAAAAAACGACGCCTGATGAAGGTGGGAGCAAAGAGAAGAGTGCTTACTCCAAAAGGCAGGAAGAAAAAGCAATGGAAGTGGAAAACGAAGAAGAAGAAATTAAAGTGGTGGCTAAAGATAAAGTTTCACCAACAGAAGAGAAAGAGCGAAAAGAAAGGCAAAGCAAGAGAGAGACAGAAACCGGCACTACTAAGAGACGAGCAGCAGGCGAAGATGACACTAACCAAGAGAccaaaagaaatatgaatcaagcaagcacagaaaataataagaCGGTGAAGAAATCAGACACTACAGAATGCGAAGTTGAAGAGAACACCACAATGAAAACTAAAGACAGAGAAAGAGAGCAAGTGAGTGAAAGTGAAGTTACAAACAGCGTAGAAAGAAGAAGTAAAGTTAAAGATGAagaaaaaagcacaaaaaaacaGGCCGACGACGACGGAGCAGAAGAAAAGAGCGATCGGTCCAACAAAAGATCCCCACCCAGTACCGAGGAACTTGAGAAACGCTTTAAGGCGCTAGAAAAACAAATGAGCAGTACAAATCTAGAAAGCAACAAAAACATGGAAAATGCAAAAGAACCTAAAAAGGCGCCGGCAGGAACTAGCAAAGAAAGGAAGAGTCAACAAGAGCATGAAAGAGGACAAACAAAGTCTAGCAAAGAAGTTGAGATGGATACAGACTCTAACAAAAAGAAAACGCAAAGCCAAGTTGCAACGCATGAACCGACAACCAACACCAAGACCATGaaaagttttgaagaaaaatgCAAACATGTAAATAAAGAACCCGCCAAGCAAACCACAATTGAACCACATAAAGCGGAACCCAAATTCGTGGAGGTTTTCAATGACAAATGCAAAGAAATTAATAAAGAGCTAACAAAAACTACAGGAGAGGCCGATGAGGAGGAAGGTGCCTCTGAGAGCAAAAGTGAGCAAGTGGAAGCTGAGAAAACACGCACCTCAGAACCGCCATCTACAGAAGATTTGGAAAAACGTTTTGAATCTTTAAAACAGCGCATGAACACTAAGTCTATAGTCGAAAAGGGATTTGGGACAAAAAGTAAAGCCAATGCCTTGGTTGATGAAGAGAGGCAGGAAACGCAAGACCTACGGCTCGAAGCTGAAAAAatagtaaaaagaaaattttccgaACCACCAAGCACTGAGGACTTAGAAAGCCGTTTTGAAGCGTTACAACGTCGAAAGAGCGAGCAGAGAGCATATGAGCACGAGAAGcgacaaacaaaaaataagttaGAGACACGcgataacatagaaattgaagatgggaaaacaagcaaACAAGACGaagcaacaaaaggaaaaacacGTGCTCAAGTTGcaagaaaggagagaaaagaagaagaagcagaaataAGCGAAGATAAAACAACTGCCGCACACATACCAGCAGCACCACCTATGCCAAGCCGATCACCAGGCGAACCCGTAATCAATGTCGAGCAACATCGAGCGCTCATCGAAGAATTCCAAAGCAAAATCAAGATACAACCCAATGGTGAAAATGTCAAACCGAGTGATATAAAACCAAATCGTCGCCCAACACCCGAACGTCAACGCACTTTGCCATTCGATGGAACCTCGGAAGCACATGCAAACACCGCTTTCTTTAGATCGGAAAATTACGAATCCTCCTGGTATAGTCAACCACACATAATGGTTCGTCGTTTTTCCGATTTACCATCAAGAGCTGATCTTGAGAACCGCTTACATTTTTTGGAAAGGCAATTCCTAATGAAATTCTACAAGCAGCGCTGTGCAAGTGATTCCGAAGTGGCATCGAGAAAACAATTTATGGACGCGAAGAGTCTATCGGCCGAATATGACAGACCGAGTACATCAATGCGTGCTCAACAACAAGCAGCAGATGATTTGGAGAAACGGGTGTTGGCATTAGAAAAGCAACTCAGTGAAAATAGCCTCAAATTGTTGGAGGCCGTGCGTGCTAAGCAAGAGCAGATACAGGTGACGGATGAGACAGACACAGCACAACGTCTAAGCACGGATACTGTTGATGCAACAGGTAGAGAACTTGTACGGTATGTAGGCGAAGTTGAAGAGGCTGGCGGGGCTATGAAACCAATTAATATTAgtattaatattaaaatgttgCTAAAGAAGGGTGAGATTGCAAGCAGCGAAACGAAGGGGACACTTCCAACCGCAGCAGAGTTGGAGAAGCGCCTAGAGGTGTTGGAACAGCAGCTAAAAATATCGAGAACACGGCGAGAAGGGAGTGTGGATCACCAAAGTGGGGATAGAGCACATGAATTGAAAAGTGATCAAGAGAGAGCGGCAGATGTGCCTTCAAAGGAAGTAGCTGACGCCAGTATAAAAGAAGCGAAGGAAATTAAAAAGGTTGTAAAAGAAACGCTGAACGAAGAATACAAAAGTATCGACAAAGCGCCGGAAAAACTCCCAAAAACAcctacagaaaaagtcacgaaaaataTTACAGATGAGGTTCAAAAAAAGGTCGTAGCAAGTGGCAATGAGAAAGAGCAAGAGgtcgaaaaaaataaaagtaaaatagaaGCTTCTAAGGCTGAGAAGACACTAGAGAATCAACAAATCGCGCGTTCAAATAAGGAAATCATCGAAAATAGCGAAACTGCTATAGATGAAGGGAAAAACAAAACAAGCTCTAAGAAGAAAGATGATGAGAACGACAGTCAGAGGAAAGTGGAGATATCAAAAGACGAAATGCCCGAAATGAAGCAGACTAAACATGAGCGTGAAATAACAAATCAAGTTAAATGCGACAACGAAGATGAAGAAAAGAGGATGGTGAAGAAGGATGAGACAGATACAGAAAAGCAGGATGTTAGCAAAGAGTCAACAGAAGCGTACGAAGTCAAATTACCAAAAAGTGCTGACACATCAGGTACGCCCACACAAACTGTCATACAAGTTGGTTCGTCTGATCCCAACAAGAAACCTCTTGTCTTACTGCTCGATAACGAGCCAAAAGCCGTTAAAGTACGACGGCTAACACGCGCCAACACGGAAGAACTAGAGAACCTCTTCCAAGCGCTAGAAAAACAGTTGAGTGAGCGCAATCTTATCAAATCTGAAGATGGCAAGCTAACGCACGCAACCGCAAAACAGGATGCGCTACCAACAGAAGAGTCCAAAGCGCTAACACAGCTCTCAAAAGAGATAGAAGACTACACCAAAGCAGATCGGACCGAACTTGAGAGCACAGCGAAAAATGAAAAGGGAAGGGAAGTATTGAAAACTCCACCACCACCGCCCGATGATTTCGATTGGGGTCTAGACCCAGTTAAGAGGCATTTGAAACGAAAAACTGCTCACTTGCCATCAACCAAAGAATTGGAGTCACGATTTAGATCGCTTGAAAGACAAATCAAATTACTTGAGGATGTAGAGAAAATCGACGTGGAACAGCGTTTGAGTGAAATTGAGCGCAAAATCAAATTGCAATATTCGCTATCGCATGAAAAAGATCTTACCAAATTTTTAGAATTATGTGAAGGCAAAGGTTTGGATGAGTTACCCGATGCTATAACAGCTGCGCGTGATAAATACCAGCCGGAAGAGGCACGCGGCTCAAGAACGCCCACGCCAAAACAAGCTAGATCGCCATATACTTCGCCGTCGCGTGCTAAAGAGAAAACTCCGCCTTACATATCACCAGCACATACACCACGCGAATCGCGCAGCCCCAAGCGGTATGTATCGCCTGGACGTGTACGCATACAGGAGGATGAACGTACAACATCCAAAAGCCCCAAAAAGCATACCTCACCAGGTCGTGTTCGCTATGAGGAGCCACCACACATACCAACAACTGAAGATCTTGAGTATCGGTTTCGTGCTTTGGAGTTGCCTAGATCCAAATCAAAAGAGTCTCTCAAgacaaaaactaaaaagaattatACAGAAAAATCACTCATACATCCCATAGAAATGTTGCTCGATCCCAGCTCTGATGAGGATGCCATACCTTCCACAGGTGAGTTGGAGCATAGGATGCGCGTTCTGGAAGAGAGGAAGCGAACAACGTCACCAGCTCAGCACCGTTCAGGCTCACGTTCGCCTACAATTGaagacataaaaaataaaaaattaattgaaagtcAACAACCGCGTACACCCATACACAACTTGGAGAAAAGGGTCGTTTCGCCTACCAAAAAGGAGTTACCAACAGCTGATGAGCTTGAGGCACGTATGTATGCTTTAGAGCAGGACCAACGCTTCGACTTTAAAATGCAGAAGTCATATGAAGAGTTCAATGAAAAGCTCAAAAAGGTAATATCACCATCACTCTCCTTTGAAGAGTTGAAAGCAATGAAATCACGCGAGCAAAGCCCCAGACGCAGTGGCGAGGCAAATCGTGCTACTACACCCAAATCAGCTTTACGCGAATCTGCTAGTAGCTATGATGATATGGTACACACTCGCTCGGTTAGTCCAAAATCGATCAGGTTTCGCGATGAAGAGGAGGATGATTATATGATGAGCATGTCATCGAGACCTAAATCGCGTGCGGAATCACGTGACACACGTGAAGGACGAATG ACTCTTGCAGATTCATGTAGCAGTTTGAGTACCGCAAGTGCAGCAGCGCATGTGTCGGAAGGGGTCGATGAGTTTGGCAGCCGTATGATGAGG GAGACATCACCTCTACAACGCACTGGCAGTCACACAGGCGTACCTCTTCGAACCAACGACAATATCAACGAACGCTTGGATTCCATTAAAAATACAATCAAATCTATTGACACGCTCTGCGAAGAGAAGCCATATCGCAAAGAGCGTTGCCAACGCTATATCAACTCCTTATTTTCTGACTCCATACACTTTGCCAGCAAGAAGACCTCCTTAGAAGATCTTTCGCGTTCGGAGAGTCGTATACATCGTGATTATACGCCATCCATACGCGTCTCCGATCATAGCTACAGACAAGCCGATTATTTATACGGCCGCACCGTAGGCTCAGCGGATTCGTTACGTTCGACGAGCCCATTACGTGCTGCCAGTCCATTACATCATCGTTCAAATCGTGATATACGACGTGAAATTTCACCACGACGCCGACGCGAAGAAGAACGTGAAGAATATCAAAGTAGG TTTAATTAA